GTGCTCGTGGCCGGCGGCCAGCGGCTTGATGGCGCTGGCCCGCACCTTGGCCAGGTCATAGGTCAGCGTCTTGGCGGCGATGGCACCGGCCACACCCTTGATGACGAAATCGGCGGCCTCGCGCCAGCCCATGTGCCGCAGCATCATCTCCGCCGAGAGAATTATCGAGCCGGGATTTACGCGGTTCTTGCCCGCGTACTTTGGCGCCGAGCCGTGCGTGGCCTCAAACACCGCCACAGCGTCGCCGATGTTGCCGCCGGGCGCGATGCCGAGCCCGCCCACCTGCGCCGCCAGCGCATCGGAAATATAGTCCCCGTTCAGGTTCAGCGTGGCGATGATGTGAAAGTCCTCGGGCTTGAGAATGATTTGTTGCAGGAAGTTGTCCGCAATCACGTCCTTGATCAAGAGGTCGTGTCCATTGTGCGGATTTCGGAGCGTGCACCACGGCCCGTCGCCGATCACCGTGGCGCCGAATTCCTTGCGCGCGATTTCGTAACCCCAGTTGCGGAAGGCGCCCTCGGTGTACTTCATGATGTTGCCCTTGTGCACCAGCGTCACTGAACGGCTGTTGTGGTCGAGGGCGTAACGGATGGCCTTGCGCACCAGTCGTTCCGTGCCCTGCCGCGACACGTGCTTGATGCCGATGCCGCAATCCCCGGTGAACGGCATGCCGGTCACGCCCATTTGCTTCGTCAGAAATTCGATCACTTTTCCGGCGCCCTCGGAACCGGCCGGCCACTCGATGCCGGTGTAAACATCCTCGGTGGCCTCCCGGAAGATGATCATGTCGGTGGCGCCGGAATCCTTCATCGGCGTCTCGGTGCCGGGGAAATAGCGGATGGGACGAACGATGGCGTAAAGGTCAAGTCGTTGGCGGATGGCGACGTTGAGCGACCGCATGCCCGCCGCGACCGGCGTGGTCAGCGGCCCCTTGATGCCGACGACAAAAGTGCGCAGCGCGTCCAGCGTCTCGTCCGGCAGATTGTGCGCTTCGCCATAAAGCTTCTGCGCCTTCTCGCCGGCATAGACCTCCATCCAGGCGATCTGCCGCCGCCCTCCGTAGGCTTTCTGCACCGCCATGTCGACCACCCGCCGCATCACCGGTGTCACGTCGATGCCGATGCCGTCGCCCTCGATGAACGGCACGATGGGGCAGTCCGGCGCCTTCAGGCTGTAATCAGCGTTGATCCTGATGGGCTCGCCGTCCGCGGGAACTTCTATCTTGTCGTAGGTCATCCTGGTCCTGCGATGTTGTTTTGAATTCGCAACTTCATCAATAGCATTTCAATTTCTTCCCGCCGCGAGTTGATTGCGAAAATGCAGCAGGATGCCCGCCGTCGCCAGCAGGATGCCCGCCTTCATGATCCGCTTCGATATCCATGCGGGGAAAAGAATATCAGGCGTGTGATGGTTACCCGTCATTTCGATGACCAGAAGATGCAGCGGGCATCGGAAGCCCGAGACCGCGATGGCCGCCGCCTCGACGGCCACCACGAGGAAGCAGATCCGCAGGAGGGGCCCGCGCTCATGCGTGCAGGCGCCATAAATGATGTAGCCGAGACAGAAGAAAATGACAATCGTGATAATCGTATGAAAAATCTGGATTGCAAATAACACGGTCACGGTGCACATCCACTCACATTTGAAGTGATCTCAGCGAAGGCCGCGATGAGGCGTCTACCACATTTAAAAAACGTCTGGCCGCGATTGCGGCCAGACGGGCTGATGCCGGGTGGGCGGATTAGTGACCCGCGGCGCGCTTATCGTGATGAAACTGTTCCTCCTCGGTCGAGCCATTCAGCGCAGTGAGCGAGGAGTGATCGCCGGAGATGACCTGGGTCACCTCGTCGAAGTAGCTGGTGCCGACCTCGCGCTGGTGCTTGACCGCGCTGAAACCCAGTTTCTGCGCCGCGAATTCCAGCTCCTGCAACTCCACGAACGCCGTCATGTGGTTGTGGGCGTAACCGTGCGCCAGCATGAACATGCTGTAGTTCAGCGCATGGAAGCCGGCCAGCGTGATGAACTGGAACTTGTAGCCCATCGCGCCCAGCTCCTTCTGGAACTTGGCGATGGTGGCGTCATCCAGGTTCTTCATCCAGTTGAAGGACGGCGAGCAGTTGTAGGCGAACATCATGTCCGGACGCACCTTGCGCACGCCTTCAGCGAACTTCTTGGCAAATTCCAGGTTCGGCGTGCCGGTCTCGCACCAGATGAGATCGGCGTAAGGCGCATAGGCCTGGCCGCGGGCGACAGCCTGCTCGAGTCCCTTGTTGGTCTCGAAGAAACCCTCGTGAGTGCGCTTGCCGGTCAAAAACGGCCGGTCGCGTTCGTCGGAGTCCGAAGTGAGCAGGCCGGCGGATTCGGCGTCGGTGCGCGCCACCAGAATCGATGGCACGCCCATGATGTCGGCGGCCAGGCGCGCGGCGATGAGTTTCTGGATCCCCTCCTCGGTCGGGACCAGCACCTTGCCGCCCATATGGCCGCATTTTTTCGCGGCGGCGAGTTGATCTTCAAAATGCACGCCGGCGGCGCCGGCCTCGATCATGTGTTTCATGAGTTCGAAGGCATTCAGCACCCCGCCGAAGCCGGCCTCGGCGTCGGCAACAATGGGCGCCAGCCAGTCGATGCTGTCGTCGCCCTCCGAGTGATAGATTTGATCGGCGCGCAGCAGCGCGTTGTTGATCTTGCGCACGACCGTGGGCACGGAGTCCACCGGATACAGCGATTGATCGGGATACATTTCGAAGGCGCTGTTGGCGTCGGCGGCGACCTGCCAGCCGGACAGGTAGATGGCTTTGAGGCCGGCCTTGACCTGCTGCATCGCCTGGTTGCCGGTCATGGCGCCCAGCGCGTTGACGAACGGTTCGGTATTCATCAGCCGCCACAATTTCTCCGCGCCGCGCTTGGCCAGCGTGTACTCGATCTCCACCGAGCCGCGCAGGCGCGCGACGTCGGCGGCGCTGTAGCCGCGTTTGACGCTCTTCCAGCGCGGGTTGTCCCGCCATTCCCGCTCCAACTGCCGGGCCTGTTCCTGCTGCCTGATGCTGATAGACATAACGTCATCTCCTCCTGAACTGATTTTAATTTAAGCCAATAAACCGTAAGCCTCAAGCGTGAGAAAATTCGGCAGCCTTTTCCCGGACACCATCTTGTCCAGAAGCTCCGCTGCTTCTTTGTATTTCCGCACCTGATACATGTCACCCAATTGCCGGCGGATGCTCTGCAGTTCCTCCGTCATCAATTCCCTGAACATCTCGACCGTGATCCGCCGCCCGTCTTCCAGGATGCCCCGGGGATGGCGGATCCATTGCCAGATTTGGGCGCGCGAAATTTCCGCCGTGGCCACGTCTTCCATCAGATTGGCGATCGGCACCGCACCGCGCCCACTCAGCCATGATTCGGTATAGTGCAGCGCCGAACTGATGTTGTGCAGCAGGCCGCGGATGGTGATTCCGCCCTCCGGCGCCTTGAGCAGGTCTGCGGCCGTGACGTTTACATCAAGGCGCAGATTATCAATTTGATTGGCGGCCGTCATGTGTTTGTTGAACACCTCCCTCGCGATGGGCACGAGCAGCGGGTGAGCCACCCAGGTGCCGTCGTGACCATCCCTGGCTTCGCGTTCCTTGTCCGCACGCACCTTGTTCAACGCCGTTTCATTGGCGATGCGATCATCCTTGATGGGAATGTGCGCGGCCATGCCGCCCATGGCATGAATGCCGCGTCGGTGGCAGGTCTGTATGAGCAGCAGCGAATAGGACCGCAAAAAGTGCTGCGTCATGGTCAATTCCGAACGATCCGGCAGCACATAGTCCGGATGGTTGCGAAGGCACTTGATGAAACTGAATATGTAGTCCCAGCGGCCGCAGTTGAGTCCGGCGGCGTGATCGCGCAGCTCGTAGAGGAACTCGTGCATCTCGAAGGCGGCGGTGAGCGTCTCGATGAGCGCGGTGGCGCGAATCGTGCCACGCAGGATGCCGAGGGCGTCCTGCGCGAAATTGAAGACCTCGTTCCACAACCGCGCCTCGCGGTGGCTCTCCATCTTCGGCAGATAGAAATACGGGCCGCTGCCCCTGGCGATGAGTTTGCGGGCGTTATGAAAAAAATAGAGACCGAAATCGAACAGACCGCCGGGGATGGGTTCGCCGTCGAACAACACGTGCTTTTCATGCAGATGCCAGCCGCGCGGCCGCACGATAAGCGTCGCGGTTTTTTCATTGAGGCGATATTCCCTGCCATCGGAGGACAGGTAACTGATGGTGCCGTCCACCGCGTCGCGCAGATTGACCTGGCCATCCATCATCTGCTCCCAGGTGGGGCTCGAGGAATCCTCGAAATCGGCCATGAAGGTGTTGGCGCCGGAATTGAGCGCGTTGATGATCATCTTGCGATCCACCGGTCCGGTGATCTCGACCCGCCGATCCACCAAATCCTTCGGGATCGGGGCAACCTTCCAGTCGCCTTCGCGGACGTGTCTGGTTTGCGGCAGAAAATCCGGCAGGCCGCCGGCGTCGAAATATTCCTGGCGGCGCACGCGAATGGCCAGCAACTCCCGGGAACGCGGGGCAAATTGGTGGACCAGCTCCTCGACGAAGGCAAGCGCATCCGGCGTCAAAATCTCGGCATATCGCCGGGTAATGGGGCCGGTAACCACCAGTCCCTTCAAGAATGACGGTTGTAGCATTGCGCTCATGGTCAATTTGCCACAGTTATCTTCAGATCAATACCTTGCGTGTGTGTTTAAGCTGACTGTAACACTACGTTGCATTGCATCATTTGACAATCTAATTTTTTCAATATTTACTATTAACATTATTAATACTATATCAAGTCCGCCTTAATTTATGGCCACAAACAGCAAGCGCGTTTACTACAAACAAGATCGGCTCAAGCAGTTGCGCGCGTTCTGCCACAGTGCCGCCAGCGGAGGCATCTCCCGGGCGGCGGAGCGGATGTTTCTGAGCCAGCCTTCCGTATCGCTGCTGGTGCACGCGCTGGAAAAGGAGCTCGACACCGCGCTCTTTGATCGCAGAGGACCGCGCATCCATCTGACGCCGGCCGGCCACCGGCTCTACGCGCTGGCGGCCCCATTGATTGAGGGACTGGAGAATCTGCCGGCCCACTTCATCGAAAGTTTCAAACAGGTCATTACCGGTGAATTGCACATCGCCGCCTCCGAAACGGTGTTCCTGCACTTGCTGCCGGACGTGATCAGGGAGTTCAGCCGCCGCCATCCGGCGGTGCGTTTCCATTTGCACAGCGTCGCCGGCCGCAACGGTCTTCCGCTGCTCAGCGCCAATGAGGCCGAGTTGATGGTGGGGACGCTGCTGGAGGTTCCTGCAGACATTGCCTATCGACCGCTGACCGCCTGCGATCAGATGCTCATTACTCCAACGGATCATCCGCTGGCCGGCAACAAAGATCCGACGCTGGCCGATATCGCCGTCCACGGCCTGATCCTGCCGCCGCGACATTCAAGCAGTTCGGCGCTGGTGAACCTCGTCTTCCAACGGCACGAAATTCCCTGCCGCGTCACGTTGGAGGCGGGCAGTTGGGAAGCCATCAAACAATTGGTCGCGCGTGGACTGGGGATTTCCATCTGCCCCGGCATGTGTCTGACCGGCGAAGAAAATCTGGCCGTCGCGCCGCTGGCCCGCCATTTCCCCAAGCGCAGCTACGGCGTGATCACCCGCAAGGCCGGAAATCTCAGCCCGGCCGCCGGCCGGTTCATCCAATTACTCGGAGAAACGTCGTTCAAGGGTGGCGGCGGCGGCGTCATGAAATCCTCCGTCCACGCGTTATAATTAGTACAGGAAATTGCATATGGAGTCTGAACGATTAACCCGGAATATGAGTGACAAAACCCGCACTGAACGCGATGAGGGCCTGGCCCTGGCGGAGGCGCGGCCCAAGCTCAAGCGCCCGCCACTTTATCATGTCATCCTAATCAACGACGACTATACGCCGATGGAATTCGTCGTACAGATACTGGAGTTGTTTTTCAACAAGGACCGGCCTACCGCCACGCGCATCATGCTGGAGGTGCACACGCGCGGCAAGGGGATTTGCGGCGCCTACACCCACGAAATCGCCGAGACCAAGGTGGCCCAGGTCAACGCCTATTCCCGCGAAAACCAGCATCCCCTGCTCTGTACGCTGGAACCCGCGTAGAATAAACGCCATGCTGAGCAAGGAACTTGAAACCACGCTGAACCTGGCGTTCAAGCACGCCCGCGAGCAGCGGCATGAATTCATCACCGTCGAGCACCTGTTGCTGGCGCTGCTGGACAACTCCGCGGCCGCCCGCGTGCTCAAGGCCTGCGGCGCCAACTTGAACCAGTTGCGCAACGAGATCAACGCCTTTCTGCGCGAGAATTCACCGCTGTTGCCGGAAAAAGACGACATCCGCGATACGCAGCCCACGCTCGGCTTTCAGCGGGTATTGCAGCGTGCCGTGTTTCATGTGCAGTCCTCCGGTAAAAAAGAGGTCACCGGCGCCCATGTGCTGGTCGCCATCTTCAGCGAACGTGAGTCACAGGCCGTGTATCTGCTGGGCCGCCAGAACGTCGCCCGACTGGACGTGGTCAACTACATTTCCCACGGCATCTCCAAGGTCGCCGAGGACGGCGGCCAGGAACCGGGCATCGGCGATGAGGACGCCGACGCCACGGAACCCGGCAAGAACGCGCTGGAGCAGTTCTCGCTCAACCTCAACGAGCAGGCGCGCAAGGGCAAGATCGATCCGCTGATCGGGCGCCAACACGAGGTCGAGCGCACCATCCAGGTGCTCTGCCGCCGCCGCAAGAACAATCCGCTGTTCGTCGGCGAGGCCGGCGTCGGCAAGACCGCCATCGCCGAGGGACTGGCCAAGAAGATCGTCGACGGCGAGGTCCCGGAGGTGCTGAAAAACAGCACGATTTACGCCCTCGACATGGGCGCGCTGCTGGCCGGCACCAAATACCGCGGCGATTTCGAGAAACGCTTCAAGGGCGTGCTGAACCAGCTCAGCAAGGACGCCGGCGCGATCCTGTTCATCGACGAAATCCACA
The sequence above is drawn from the Gammaproteobacteria bacterium genome and encodes:
- the aceB gene encoding malate synthase A codes for the protein MLQPSFLKGLVVTGPITRRYAEILTPDALAFVEELVHQFAPRSRELLAIRVRRQEYFDAGGLPDFLPQTRHVREGDWKVAPIPKDLVDRRVEITGPVDRKMIINALNSGANTFMADFEDSSSPTWEQMMDGQVNLRDAVDGTISYLSSDGREYRLNEKTATLIVRPRGWHLHEKHVLFDGEPIPGGLFDFGLYFFHNARKLIARGSGPYFYLPKMESHREARLWNEVFNFAQDALGILRGTIRATALIETLTAAFEMHEFLYELRDHAAGLNCGRWDYIFSFIKCLRNHPDYVLPDRSELTMTQHFLRSYSLLLIQTCHRRGIHAMGGMAAHIPIKDDRIANETALNKVRADKEREARDGHDGTWVAHPLLVPIAREVFNKHMTAANQIDNLRLDVNVTAADLLKAPEGGITIRGLLHNISSALHYTESWLSGRGAVPIANLMEDVATAEISRAQIWQWIRHPRGILEDGRRITVEMFRELMTEELQSIRRQLGDMYQVRKYKEAAELLDKMVSGKRLPNFLTLEAYGLLA
- a CDS encoding LysR family transcriptional regulator, with protein sequence MATNSKRVYYKQDRLKQLRAFCHSAASGGISRAAERMFLSQPSVSLLVHALEKELDTALFDRRGPRIHLTPAGHRLYALAAPLIEGLENLPAHFIESFKQVITGELHIAASETVFLHLLPDVIREFSRRHPAVRFHLHSVAGRNGLPLLSANEAELMVGTLLEVPADIAYRPLTACDQMLITPTDHPLAGNKDPTLADIAVHGLILPPRHSSSSALVNLVFQRHEIPCRVTLEAGSWEAIKQLVARGLGISICPGMCLTGEENLAVAPLARHFPKRSYGVITRKAGNLSPAAGRFIQLLGETSFKGGGGGVMKSSVHAL
- the clpS gene encoding ATP-dependent Clp protease adapter ClpS, whose protein sequence is MSDKTRTERDEGLALAEARPKLKRPPLYHVILINDDYTPMEFVVQILELFFNKDRPTATRIMLEVHTRGKGICGAYTHEIAETKVAQVNAYSRENQHPLLCTLEPA
- the aceA gene encoding isocitrate lyase: MSISIRQQEQARQLEREWRDNPRWKSVKRGYSAADVARLRGSVEIEYTLAKRGAEKLWRLMNTEPFVNALGAMTGNQAMQQVKAGLKAIYLSGWQVAADANSAFEMYPDQSLYPVDSVPTVVRKINNALLRADQIYHSEGDDSIDWLAPIVADAEAGFGGVLNAFELMKHMIEAGAAGVHFEDQLAAAKKCGHMGGKVLVPTEEGIQKLIAARLAADIMGVPSILVARTDAESAGLLTSDSDERDRPFLTGKRTHEGFFETNKGLEQAVARGQAYAPYADLIWCETGTPNLEFAKKFAEGVRKVRPDMMFAYNCSPSFNWMKNLDDATIAKFQKELGAMGYKFQFITLAGFHALNYSMFMLAHGYAHNHMTAFVELQELEFAAQKLGFSAVKHQREVGTSYFDEVTQVISGDHSSLTALNGSTEEEQFHHDKRAAGH
- the icd gene encoding NADP-dependent isocitrate dehydrogenase, which gives rise to MTYDKIEVPADGEPIRINADYSLKAPDCPIVPFIEGDGIGIDVTPVMRRVVDMAVQKAYGGRRQIAWMEVYAGEKAQKLYGEAHNLPDETLDALRTFVVGIKGPLTTPVAAGMRSLNVAIRQRLDLYAIVRPIRYFPGTETPMKDSGATDMIIFREATEDVYTGIEWPAGSEGAGKVIEFLTKQMGVTGMPFTGDCGIGIKHVSRQGTERLVRKAIRYALDHNSRSVTLVHKGNIMKYTEGAFRNWGYEIARKEFGATVIGDGPWCTLRNPHNGHDLLIKDVIADNFLQQIILKPEDFHIIATLNLNGDYISDALAAQVGGLGIAPGGNIGDAVAVFEATHGSAPKYAGKNRVNPGSIILSAEMMLRHMGWREAADFVIKGVAGAIAAKTLTYDLAKVRASAIKPLAAGHEHKSAHEVEADIQRLLPGTKLVSCSGFGEAIIRHM